Part of the Weissella coleopterorum genome is shown below.
TAATTGTGTTTAACTGAAATGTCAGATTATCATAGTCCATTGGCTTGATTAGTCTGATTTTTTTTGATTATATTACAAAAATTGAATCGGGCGTTGTTTAATATTATTTGGTTTTAGACCCATAAATTTTGGTACAATTAAAGATATGACACATTCAAAGATATGATTGTGCTTTAATCTTTTTTGAAATCGAAAGGGGCAGATATGGAAAAGCCAAAATTATTATTAATTGACGGAAATTCACTTGCTTTTCGTGCATTTTATGCACTAATAAATCAAGTTGATCGCTTCGTCAATCATGATGGGTTGCACACAAATGCACTTGTAGGATTTAATAATCTCTTAGATGGCATTGTGGATCCATTTGAGCCAGATAAGGCCCTCGTTGCGTGGGATGCTGGAAAAACGACCTTTCGGACCAATGCGTACGATAACTATAAAGGTAATCGCGATAAGACCCCCCAAGAGTTAGTTGAACAATTTGAACCAATGCGTGAAATGGTACGATTACATGGTATTACTAACTATGAATTACCCGATTATGAGGCCGATGATATTATTGGGACAATGGCTAAAGCAGGGGTTGCGGCTGGATATAATGTCACCATCGTAACTGGGGATCGCGATATGCGCCAATTAGTGGCCGATAATATTACGGTTTGGATCACTAAAAAGGGAATTTCCGAAATAGATAAATATACGCCAAACGAAGTGTCTGACGTCTATGGTGGGCTAACTCCAGATCAAGTGGTCGAAGTCAAAGGACTGCAAGGCGATCCATCCGATAATTATCCTGGTGTTCCGGGGATTGGCGAGAAGACGGCGATCAAATTAATTCAAGAATATAATACGATTCCCGAACTATATGCCCAAATTGATGACATGAAAGCATCTAAGCGAAAAGAAAATTTAATTCAGTATCAAGATGACGCGTTTCTTTCACGTGATTTAGCTCGAATTAGAACGGATGCCCCAGTTACGATCCAATTAGAAGATCTAATATATCAAGGAATCCAGTATCAGGACTTAATTCCCTTTTATCAACATCTGGATTTTAAACAACAATTAGTTAAATTGGCTAATCAAGGATATACCATTGCTGGAGCACGAGAAAGTGTGCAAGAAAAACAGGTTCTAAATGTGGTTCCTTTAACAGCCAATAATTTAGCTCATGTTGAATTATTAACTGATGATGTCGATTTTTATTTGGAATTAGATGGCGATAACTATCATCGAGCGGCAATTGTTGGTTTCGTGTTAGGGAATCAAAAACAAGGGTATCTAGCAAGTCGTGATTTAGAATTATTAACGCAAGCAACACCTGTTCGAAAAGTTCTAGAAAATAAAGCAGTTAAGAAAAATGTCTTTAATGCCAAAGAAACGTTTGTAGCCTTGCACCGTTATAATGTTAATTTAGTTGGCGTTGATTTTGATTTATTATTAGTTTCTTATCTGTTAAATGTAAATGATAATAGTAATGATTTAGGAACAGTTGCCCATGAACATAACTATTTTGATGTCCAATCAGATGACGAAGTTTATGGAAAAGGGGCTAAATTTGCGATTTTGGAAAATGATACCGACTTTTTTGAACATTTAGGTAGAAAAGTCCAAGCAATCGGCGCCTTGAAAGCGCCACTAACACAAAAATTAGTAGAACACGAACAAACCGATTTATATACTGAAATTGAGCTACCCTTAACATTTGTTCTCGCCCAAATGGAAATGACCGGAATTACAGTTAATGCAGAACGCTTATTAGGCATGCAGTCGAAATTAACCGAACGGCTTTCTGAATTAGAACAAACAATCCATCAACAGGCAGGTCATGAATTTAATATTCAATCTCCTAAGCAGTTAGGGGTAATTTTATTTGAAGAGATGGGACTGAAGCCTTTAAAAAAGACCAAAACTGGTTATTCAACATCAGTTGAGGTCTTAGAACAAATGACAGACGTACCAATTGTTGCTTCAATCTTACAATATCGACAATTAGCTAAGATTTTATCGACGTATGTAGATGGTCTATTAAGAGTGATCCATGGCAGTGATTCCAAAGTGCATACGCGTTACTTACAAACTTTGACACAGACAGGACGTCTATCATCAGTCGATCCTAATCTACAGAATATTCCGGTTCGCGTAGAAGAGGGACGTCAAATTCGAGCAGCCTTTGAACCGGAGCAAAAGGGTTGGTCCTTATTAAGTGCTGATTATTCACAAATTGAATTAAGAGTCCTAGCGCATATTACGGATGACGAAATAATGCGTCAAGCTTTTATAAATGATGAGGATATTCATGCTGCTACAGCTCGTCGAATCTTTGGTTTGGATCCGGACGCTGTAGTTGATGGCAATTTAAGACGACAGGCTAAGGCAGTGAATTTTGGAATAGTTTATGGTATTTCTGATTTTGGATTAGCTAAGAATATTGGAACTGATCGAAAAACAGCTAAAAATATCATTGAAACTTATCTTTTGGAATATAGCGGGGTTAAAAGTTGGACAGAAAAAATTGTCTTAGATGCCCGTGAAAAAGGCTATGTTGAGACGCTATCGCACCGCCGCCGTTATTTACCAGACATCAAAGCAAAAAGTTTTAATGCGCGTAGTTTTGCTGAAAGAACAGCTATGAATACTCCAATTCAAGGTTCAGCAGCTGATATCATTAAAATTGCTATGATAAAAATGCAAAAGGCACTGGATCAACAAAATTTGAAATCAAAAATGTTGCTACAGGTTCATGATGAATTGATTTTTGAAGTTCCAGAAGAGGAATTAGAATTAATGCATCAATTAGTCCCCGAAGTAATGGATTCAGCAGTTAAATTAACAGTTCCATTAAAAGTTGAAACGCACGAGGGTAAGACTTGGTATGATGCAAAATAATATTAGTAATCCGCCAGCAATTGTGTTAACTATTGCTGGTTCAGACAGTATTGCAGGGGGCGGCATTCAAGCTGACTTAGCTACATTTAATGAATATAATTTATTCGGAGTTAGCGCCATTACGAGTATTGTGACGGTTATGCCCACGAATTTTGACATTCATGCAGAGGATGCGATATTATTAGCCGCTCAATTAGAATCAATTCAAACGAATTTTACTTTAGCCGGCGTTAAATTAGGGTTAATTCCAGACTTGGAACAGATGGCTGTTGTTCTAAACTTTTTGCAAAAATTAGAAAAATCAATTCCGATTGTCGTTGATCCAGTATTAGTGTTTAAAGAAGCCCATGCTCCTCAAATGGATGCAATTCGTACTTTTTATCTAGATCATTTGTTCCCACTGGCAACCGTAATTACACCTAATTTAGTTGAAGCAGAAATGTTAACCCAGCAAAAAATAAAGTCTCCAGCGGATTTAGTTCATAGTGCGCAAGTTTTAAAGCGAAATGGTGCTAAAAATATCGTAGTTAAAGGTGGTCGACGCTTGGACTCAAAGCAAGCCCTTGATGTTTTAGTTACCGAACGAAACGAAGTAGAAATATTGTCTGATCCAATCATTCTAAATAATTTCAATAATGGCGCAGGATGTACCTTTTCGGCGGCTATATTAAGTGAACTTGTCCAAAACCACAATATTATTCCGGCTGTCCAGCAAGCCAAAATATTTGTGAAAAATGGAATCTCCCATGGCATTGCGATTAAAAACAACCTGGGTAACGTTTGGCAAGGAGCAAATCGGCATGTATAATTTAAAACCTGTTTATCAAAAAACCATTGTGGCAGTTATAATTGCCTTAAATATTGTAATTAATTTCTTTTTACGTGTGCCAACACCAACCGGTTTTATTAGTTTAGTAGAAGTGGGTATTTTTCTAATGGCTTGGCTTCTGGGGCCAAAGGCAGGAGGAGTAACTGGTGCTTTGACCGGCTTTTTAATTGATCTAATCGCGGGTTACCCTCAATGGATGTTTTTTTCTTTAATCATTCATGGTACTGAGGGATTAATGATTGGTTATCTCAATTCACAAAAACAACAATGGTTTACTAAATTGGTAAGTATACTTTGCGGTGGAATTATCATGATTAGTGGATATTTTATTAGCGGCATATTTTTACAGCTTTGGAATCATGCCACTCTAAAAACAGCGCTGACCATAGCAACCGCCGATCTTTTTGGGAATGCCCTGCAAGTTTTAAGTGGAGCCATCGTTGCCTTGCTTTTGTTACCAATTCTTAGACGAGCATTAAGTCAGCAAACAAATATCTTGAAATAATCAAATCAATCTAAAGGAAACATGCATGAATTCAAAAATTAAAAATAAGTACTATACTCCTAAAATAGGGTTGTTAGTGGCGATTATTTTATTGGGCTTAATGATGCGAAGCCCAATTTCAGCCATCCCTATGATTTTAAATCAACTCGCTCAACGGCTACATGTTGTACCAGAGCAGCTCAGTATTTTAACAACTATCCCATTAGTGGTCTTTATGTTGTTTTCAAATTTTGCTTCTAATACGGCTAATCGCCTAGGCTTGAAAAAAACCGTAACCTTAGCAGCAGTGTTGATGACCTTAGGAAGTATCGCGCGTGTGTTTCCCAATTTTATGTTAATCATTTTAGGAACTATTTTAATCGGTATTGGAATTGCCCATTTAAATGTACTCATGCCCGCAGTGATTATGGCATTTGTACCAAATCAGATTGCGCTTTATACAACAACCTATTCCTTATCAATGATGTTAGGGGTTGCTTTATGCAATTTGACGACCGTCCCGTTACTGCAATTAGGTGGAATCAATAGCGTAATGTTAGTATTAGTCGGGGCTACCTTAATAGCATTATTCGTTTGGGCGTTTGTAACTCGCCATTTAGAGCCTTTGGGAGCCAATAAAAGTCAACAGCTCGAGCAAACAACGACGTTGTCGAATTTAACCAATCATTCTGAGAAAGTAACACTGAGTCCATGGCGAACTTGGCAGGCTTGGCCGTTCCTAATAACATTTGGGTGTCAATCGTTTTTGAATTATACTTTTGTTGCTTGGATGCCAGCGTTAATGGCGTATCATCATGTTCCCAGCAACCAAATTGGGGTCATCATGTCGTTTAATGCTTTTGTGACGATTATTTTTTCAATCATTATTCCCAAATTACTAGTTTCTTTGTCTAATCGGGGGATCACATTATTAATGATCAGTAATGGAACGCTTGGCTTAATAAGTGCCGCAGGCTTCATTTTTTACCAAAATACATCGAATTTTTTGTTTTGGTCCCTCGAGTCAATCATATATGGTTTAATGATTGGCGGGTTTTTCTTATCAGTTATGACATTGCTAGCTCTTAAAACTAGTCGTCCAAGTGATACCGCCCAATTATCTGGAATGACCCAGACCGGGGGGTATCTGATCGCAGCACTGGGACCTATCTTATATGGTGTGGCTTTCAAAGCAAACCCAACGGGAATGTTACAAAATATTTTTTTCGTTGGTATCATAATAATCATGACGATCATGGCAGTGATGATGGTCAACGTCAAAAAATTCAAATAAATTCGAGGTTAATATGACAACAAAAGGTTCAATTAAAAATAATGATTTTTCTCGCGGTGCTTCCAAAAAAGGGCAAGTGACGCAAACCGAAAAGCAGCAGGCCAGACAAGCATTATTAGCTTCAGCCAAAGCAAAACAAAGCAAAAAATAATCATAATTTAGCACTAGAAAGTAGATATGAGGTAATCAAGAATGCAAAGTTATGCTGAACGAATGCTAGATGAATTAGAAGGTGGACAATTAGATGCCGCCAAAAAATCATTTGCTTTATCTTTACGCCATGACGACGATGAGACAATTCATTCACTTGCAGAGGAACTTTATGCTCTAGGTTTTTCAACAAATGCCAAACGGGCGTATCAAAAATTACTCGAAAAATACCCAGACGAAGATTTACTGCGTACAGAATTAGCTGAAATTGCTATTTCTGAAGATCACAGTGATGAAGCTTTGACATATTTGTCACCAA
Proteins encoded:
- a CDS encoding ECF transporter S component translates to MYNLKPVYQKTIVAVIIALNIVINFFLRVPTPTGFISLVEVGIFLMAWLLGPKAGGVTGALTGFLIDLIAGYPQWMFFSLIIHGTEGLMIGYLNSQKQQWFTKLVSILCGGIIMISGYFISGIFLQLWNHATLKTALTIATADLFGNALQVLSGAIVALLLLPILRRALSQQTNILK
- a CDS encoding CynX/NimT family MFS transporter: MNSKIKNKYYTPKIGLLVAIILLGLMMRSPISAIPMILNQLAQRLHVVPEQLSILTTIPLVVFMLFSNFASNTANRLGLKKTVTLAAVLMTLGSIARVFPNFMLIILGTILIGIGIAHLNVLMPAVIMAFVPNQIALYTTTYSLSMMLGVALCNLTTVPLLQLGGINSVMLVLVGATLIALFVWAFVTRHLEPLGANKSQQLEQTTTLSNLTNHSEKVTLSPWRTWQAWPFLITFGCQSFLNYTFVAWMPALMAYHHVPSNQIGVIMSFNAFVTIIFSIIIPKLLVSLSNRGITLLMISNGTLGLISAAGFIFYQNTSNFLFWSLESIIYGLMIGGFFLSVMTLLALKTSRPSDTAQLSGMTQTGGYLIAALGPILYGVAFKANPTGMLQNIFFVGIIIIMTIMAVMMVNVKKFK
- a CDS encoding bifunctional hydroxymethylpyrimidine kinase/phosphomethylpyrimidine kinase: MMQNNISNPPAIVLTIAGSDSIAGGGIQADLATFNEYNLFGVSAITSIVTVMPTNFDIHAEDAILLAAQLESIQTNFTLAGVKLGLIPDLEQMAVVLNFLQKLEKSIPIVVDPVLVFKEAHAPQMDAIRTFYLDHLFPLATVITPNLVEAEMLTQQKIKSPADLVHSAQVLKRNGAKNIVVKGGRRLDSKQALDVLVTERNEVEILSDPIILNNFNNGAGCTFSAAILSELVQNHNIIPAVQQAKIFVKNGISHGIAIKNNLGNVWQGANRHV
- the polA gene encoding DNA polymerase I, which produces MEKPKLLLIDGNSLAFRAFYALINQVDRFVNHDGLHTNALVGFNNLLDGIVDPFEPDKALVAWDAGKTTFRTNAYDNYKGNRDKTPQELVEQFEPMREMVRLHGITNYELPDYEADDIIGTMAKAGVAAGYNVTIVTGDRDMRQLVADNITVWITKKGISEIDKYTPNEVSDVYGGLTPDQVVEVKGLQGDPSDNYPGVPGIGEKTAIKLIQEYNTIPELYAQIDDMKASKRKENLIQYQDDAFLSRDLARIRTDAPVTIQLEDLIYQGIQYQDLIPFYQHLDFKQQLVKLANQGYTIAGARESVQEKQVLNVVPLTANNLAHVELLTDDVDFYLELDGDNYHRAAIVGFVLGNQKQGYLASRDLELLTQATPVRKVLENKAVKKNVFNAKETFVALHRYNVNLVGVDFDLLLVSYLLNVNDNSNDLGTVAHEHNYFDVQSDDEVYGKGAKFAILENDTDFFEHLGRKVQAIGALKAPLTQKLVEHEQTDLYTEIELPLTFVLAQMEMTGITVNAERLLGMQSKLTERLSELEQTIHQQAGHEFNIQSPKQLGVILFEEMGLKPLKKTKTGYSTSVEVLEQMTDVPIVASILQYRQLAKILSTYVDGLLRVIHGSDSKVHTRYLQTLTQTGRLSSVDPNLQNIPVRVEEGRQIRAAFEPEQKGWSLLSADYSQIELRVLAHITDDEIMRQAFINDEDIHAATARRIFGLDPDAVVDGNLRRQAKAVNFGIVYGISDFGLAKNIGTDRKTAKNIIETYLLEYSGVKSWTEKIVLDAREKGYVETLSHRRRYLPDIKAKSFNARSFAERTAMNTPIQGSAADIIKIAMIKMQKALDQQNLKSKMLLQVHDELIFEVPEEELELMHQLVPEVMDSAVKLTVPLKVETHEGKTWYDAK